In Perognathus longimembris pacificus isolate PPM17 chromosome 23, ASM2315922v1, whole genome shotgun sequence, a single genomic region encodes these proteins:
- the Atp2a1 gene encoding sarcoplasmic/endoplasmic reticulum calcium ATPase 1, translating into MEAAHSKSTEECLAYFGVSETTGLTPDQVKRHLEKYGPNELPAEEGKSLWELVVEQFEDLLVRILLLAACISFVLAWFEEGEETITAFVEPFVILLILIANAIVGVWQERNAENAIEALKEYEPEMGKVYRADRKSVQRIKARDIVPGDIVEVAVGDKVPADIRILSIKSTTLRVDQSILTGESVSVIKHTDPVPDPRAVNQDKKNMLFSGTNIAAGKALGIVATTGVSTEIGKIRDQMAATEQDKTPLQQKLDEFGEQLSKVISLICVAVWLINIGHFNDPVHGGSWFRGAIYYFKIAVALAVAAIPEGLPAVITTCLALGTRRMAKKNAIVRSLPSVETLGCTSVICSDKTGTLTTNQMSVCKMFIIDKVDGDVCSLNEFSITGSTYAPEGEVLKNDKPIRAGQYDGLVELATICALCNDSSLDFNETKGVYEKVGEATETALTTLVEKMNVFNTEVRSLSKVERANACNSVIRQLMKKEFTLEFSRDRKSMSVYCSPAKSSRATVGNKMFVKGAPEGVIDRCNYVRVGTTRVPLTGPVKEKIMTVIKEWGTGRDTLRCLALATRDTPPKREEMILDDSARFMEYEMDLTFVGVVGMLDPPRKEVTGSIQLCRDAGIRVIMITGDNKGTAIAICRRIGIFSENEEVTDRAYTGREFDDLPLAEQRDACRRACCFARVEPSHKSKIVEYLQSYDEITAMTGDGVNDAPALKKAEIGIAMGSGTAVAKTASEMVLADDNFSTIVAAVEEGRAIYNNMKQFIRYLISSNVGEVVCIFLTAALGLPEALIPVQLLWVNLVTDGLPATALGFNPPDLDIMDRPPRSPKEPLISGWLFFRYMAIGGYVGAATVGAAAWWFLYAEDGPHVSYSQLTHFMQCTEDNPDFEGLDCEIFESPEPMTMALSVLVTIEMCNALNSLSENQSLLRMPPWVNIWLLGSICLSMSLHFLILYVDPLPMIFKLRALDLNQWLMVLKISLPVIGLDELLKFIARNYLEG; encoded by the exons ATGGAGGCCGCACATTCTAAGAGCACGGAGGAATGTTTGGCCTATTTTGGGGTGAGTGAGACCACGGGCCTTACCCCGGATCAAGTGAAACGACATCTGGAGAAATACGGCCCCAATG AGCTCCCTGCTGAGGAAG GGAAGTCCCTGTGGGAGCTGGTGGTAGAGCAGTTTGAAGACCTCCTTGTGCGGATCCTTCTCCTGGCTGCTTGCATTTCCTTT GTGCTGGCTTGGTTTGAGGAAGGTGAAGAGACCATCACCGCCTTTGTGGAACCCTTTGTCATCCTCTTGATCCTCATTGCCAATGCTATCGTGGGGGTTTGGCAG gAGCGCAATGCAGAGAACGCCATCGAGGCTCTGAAGGAATATGAACCCGAGATGGGGAAGGTCTACCGAGCTGACCGCAAGTCAGTGCAAAGGATCAAGGCTCGGGACATCGTCCCCGGGGACATTGTGGAGGTGGCTG TGGGGGACAAAGTCCCTGCAGACATCCGCATCTTATCCATCAAATCCACCACCCTCCGGGTTGACCAGTCCATCCTGACAG GCGAGTCGGTGTCTGTCATCAAGCACACCGACCCTGTCCCCGACCCCCGAGCTGTCAACCAGGATAAGAAGAACATGCTTTTCTCG gGTACCAACATTGCAGCTGGCAAAGCCTTGGGCATTGTGGCCACCACTGGTGTGAGCACTGAGATTGGCAAGATCCGAGACCAAATGGCTGCCACTGAGCAGGACAAGACCCCTCTGCAGCAGAAGCTCGATGAGTTTGGGGAACAGCTCTCCAAGGTCATCTCCCTCATttgtgtggctgtgtggctcatcAACATTGGCCACTTCAACGATCCTGTCCATGGGGGCTCCTGGTTCCGAGGAGCCATCTACTACTTCAAGATTGCCGTGGCCCTGGCTGTGGCGGCCATCCCAGAAG GTCTTCCTGCCGTCATCACCACCTGCCTGGCCTTGGGTACCCGCCGGATGGCAAAGAAGAATGCCATCGTGAGGAGCTTGCCCTCCGTGGAGACCCTGGGCTGCACCTCCGTCATCTGCTCCGACAAGacaggcactcttaccaccaaCCAGATGTCCGTCTGCAAG ATGTTCATCATTGACAAGGTGGATGGCGATGTCTGCTCACTGAATGAGTTCTCCATCACTGGTTCCACTTACGCTCCTGAGGGCGAGGT CTTGAAGAACGATAAGCCAATCCGGGCAGGGCAGTATGACGGGCTGGTGGAGCTGGCCACCATCTGTGCCCTGTGCAATGACTCCTCCTTGGACTTCAATGAG ACCAAAGGTGTCTATGAGAAGGTTGGGGAGGCCACCGAGACGGCGCTCACCACCCTGGTGGAGAAGATGAATGTGTTTAACACGGAAGTGCGAAGCCTCTCGAAGGTGGAGAGGGCCAATGCCTGCAACTCG GTGATCCGGCAGCTGATGAAGAAGGAATTCACACTGGAGTTCTCCCGAGACAGGAagtccatgtctgtctactgcTCCCCAGCCAAGTCCTCCCGAGCTACTGTGGGCAACAAGATGTTTGTCAAG GGTGCCCCTGAGGGTGTCATTGACCGCTGCAACTACGTGCGTGTGGGTACCACCCGGGTACCGCTGACGGGCCCAGTGAAGGAGAAGATCATGACCGTGATTAAGGAGTGGGGCACTGGCAGGGACACCCTGCGCTGCCTGGCCCTGGCCACCCGCGACACACCCCCTAAGCGGGAGGAGATGATCCTGGATGATTCGGCCAGGTTCATGGAATACGAG ATGGACTTGACATTCGTTGGCGTTGTGGGCATGCTGGACCCGCCCCGGAAGGAGGTCACAGGCTCTATTCAGCTGTGCCGGGATGCTGGGATCAGGGTGATCATGATCACCGGAGACAACAAGGGCACTGCCATCGCCATCTGCCGAAGAATTGGCATCTTTTCGGAGAACGAGGAGGTGACGGACCGCGCCTACACTGGCCGCGAATTTGACGACCTACCCCTGGCTGAGCAGCGGGACGCCTGCAGACGCGCCTGCTGCTTCGCCCGCGTGGAGCCCTCCCACAAGTCCAAGATTGTAGAGTATCTGCAGTCCTATGATGAGATCACAGCCATG ACAGGGGACGGTGTCAATGACGCCCCTGCCCtgaagaaggctgagattggcaTTGCTATGGGATCTGGCACTGCCGTGGCCAAGACAGCCTCCGAGATGGTGCTGGCTGACGACAATTTCTCCACCATCGTGGCAGCTGTGGAGGAGGGCCGCGCCATCTACAACAACATGAAGCAGTTCATCCGCTACCTCATCTCCTCCAACGTGGGTGAGGTGGTCTG CATCTTCCTCACGGCCGCCTTGGGGCTGCCTGAGGCCCTGATCCCTGTGCAGCTCTTGTGGGTGAACTTGGTGACTGATGGGCTCCCAGCCACTGCCCTGGGCTTCAACCCACCAGACCTGGACATCATGGACCGGCCTCCCCGGAGCCCCAAGGAGCCCCTCATCAGTGGCTGGCTCTTCTTCCGTTACATGGCCATTGGGG GCTACGTGGGTGCAGCCACAGTGGGAGCAGCCGCCTGGTGGTTCTTGTACGCAGAAGATGGGCCTCATGTTTCCTACAGCCAGCTG ACTCACTTCATGCAGTGTACTGAGGACAACCCTGACTTTGAAGGCCTGGACTGTGAGATCTTTGAGTCCCCCGAGCCCATGACCATGGCCCTGTCCGTGCTGGTCACCATTGAGATGTGCAATGCTCTCAACAG CCTGTCTGAGAACCAGTCGCTGCTGCGGATGCCGCCCTGGGTGAACATCTGGCTGCTGGGCTCCATCTGCCTCTCCATGTCCCTCCACTTCCTTATCCTCTACGTCGACCCCCTGCCG ATGATCTTCAAGCTCCGGGCCCTGGACTTAAATCAGTGGCTCATGGTCCTCAAGATCTCCCTTCCGGTCATTGGGCTGGATGAGCTCCTCAAGTTCATTGCTCGGAACTACCTGGAGG GATAA